One genomic segment of Dromaius novaehollandiae isolate bDroNov1 chromosome 12, bDroNov1.hap1, whole genome shotgun sequence includes these proteins:
- the PTPDC1 gene encoding protein tyrosine phosphatase domain-containing protein 1 isoform X2, which produces MVAVSSLSPEELNATFPEKKRSSRRPTAKYTKVGERLRHVIPGHMQCSMACGGRACKYENPARWSDQEQAIKGLYSSWITDNILATARPSTELIEKYNIIEQFERCGIKTIINLQRPGEHASCGNPLEQESGFTYLPEAFMEAGIYFYNFGWKDYGVASLTTILDMVKVMAFALQEGRVAVHCHAGLGRTGVLIACYLVFATRMTADQAILFVRAKRPNSIQTRGQLLCIREFTQFLIPLRNVFACCEPKAHTVTLSQYLTRQRHLLHGYESRHLKHVPKLIHLVCKLLLDLAENRQVIEAELLDIPDLSAEIEKTVSQLVSTQLDKELERQDSDTSDSFSQTHSATFEMQDALFSLAHAYDPLWKRRNAECLQPLTHVKRRLSYSESDLRTTEFLLEQGETAWTVPTQMLLHNKLQQNSGEECSAAGGQKPQLDLNKEVLVHNTCTFWSQGKFNLDGRKDGSSLYHRRKSTKEVQRSRTFSSGLASIHNSREPGTPRHNFAKEIGHKAECETSMYKRRVYASQDSDSSSSKTNFSMGYESQTSKDLSEAIPHIVLQSELSLEARRVLAAKALANINEFLGEDEVKQKVEMWQKELNSRDGAWDKICTERDPFILCSLMWSWIEQLKEPVISKDDIDMLAKNCTESQEALNLLKKEQCQTILCVLHCVVNLQMLPADVEEALLARAIKAFTKTSFDSENGPYVYNTLKKVFKQTLEEKRKKLKEGTENPS; this is translated from the exons ATGGTGGCCGTATCATCTCTGAGCCCTGAGGAGCTGAATGCaacttttcctgaaaaaaaaa GAAGTTCAAGGCGTCCAACGGCAAAATACACGAAAGTAGGCGAGCGCCTTCGCCATGTCATTCCTGGTCATATGCAGTGTTCAATGGCATGCGGCGGGCGTGCTTGCAAGTATGAAAATCCAGCTCGATGGAGTGACCAAGAGCAAGCCATTAAAGGGCTCTACTCTTCTTG GATAACAGATAACATACTGGCTACGGCCCGACCCTCAACAGAATTAATTGAAAAGTACAACATTATTGAACAATTTGAAAG ATGCGGTATAAAAACCATAATTAACCTTCAGCGTCCTGGGGAGCATGCAAGCTGTGGGAATCCACTGGAACAAGAAAGTGGCTTCACCTACCTTCCTGAAGCTTTCATGGAGGCTGGAA tttacttttaTAATTTTGGATGGAAGGATTATGGAGTGGCATCTCTCACTACTATACTTGATATGGTAAAAGTCATGGCTTTTGCCTTACAGGAAGGGAGGGTAGCTGTTCACTGTCACGCAGGACTTGGTCGGACAG GTGTTCTAATAGCTTGCTATTTAGTTTTTGCAACAAGAATGACTGCTGATCAAGCAATTCTTTTTGTTAGAGCAAAAAGGCCTAATTCTATTCAGACTAGAGGGCAGTTATTATGCATCAGAGAATTCACTCAGTTTTTAATTCCTCTGAGAAATGTATTTGCTTGCTGTGAGCCCAAGGCACACACAGTGACACTATCTCAGTACCTGACCCGTCAGAGACATTTGCTCCATGGTTATGAGAGCAGGCATCTCAAACACGTGCCAAAGCTTATTCATCTAGTTTGCAAACTGTTGCTAGACTTGGCTGAAAACAGACAAGTGATAGAGGCAGAACTGTTAGATATACCAGATCTCTCAGCTGAAATTGAAAAGACTGTTTCTCAGTTGGTGTCTACACAGCTAGATAAAGAACTAGAAAGACAAGACAGTGATACATCTGACTCGTTCTCCCAAACCCACTCAGCTACTTTTGAGATGCAGGATGCTCTTTTCTCCCTGGCACATGCCTATGATCCTCTGTGGAAAAGGAGGAATGCCGAATGCCTTCAGCCACTCACTCATGTGAAAAGGCGTCTAAGCTATAGTGAGTCAGATTTAAGGACAACCGAGTTTCTCTTAGAACAAGGAGAAACTGCATGGACAGTACCTACGCAGATGTTACTGCACAACAAACTTCAGCAGAACAGCGGCGAGGAGTGTTCTGCTGCAGGTGGACAAAAGCCTCAGCTGGATTTAAACAAAGAAGTCTTAGTGCATAATACATGTACATTCTGGAGTCAAGGTAAATTTAATTTGGATGGACGAAAAGATGGATCCTCACTTTATCACAGAAGGAAATCTACCAAAGAAGTACAACGCAGCAGAACCTTTTCTTCAGGTCTGGCATCTATCCACAATTCCAGGGAACCTGGAACACCAAGGCATAATTTTGCCAAAGAGATTGGTCATAAAGCAGAATGTGAGACTAGTATGTATAAGAGAAGAGTCTATGCCTCTCAGGACTCTGATTCTTCTTCTTCTAAAACAAACTTTTCTATGGGATATGAAAGCCAGACTAGCAAAGATCTGTCAGAGGCAATTCCACACATTGTTTTGCAATCAGAATTAAGTTTGGAAGCCCGAAGAGTTTTGGCAGCTAAAGCACTTGCGAATATAAATGAATTTCTGGGAGAGGATGAAGTGAAGCAGAAGGTAGAAATGTGGCAG aaagaactgAATTCTCGAGATGGAGCTTGGGATAAAATCTGTACTGAGAGAGATCCTTTTATCCTCTGCAGCTTGATGTGGTCCTGGATAGAGCAACTGAAAGAACCTGTTATATCCAAAGACGATATTGACATGTTGGCAAAAAATTGCACAGAATCACAAGAAGCACTTAACTTACTGAAAAAG GAACAGTGTCAGACTATCCTTTGTGTTTTACATTGTGTGGTGAACTTGCAAATGCTACCAGCTGATGTGGAGGAGGCCTTACTTGCTCGTGCTATTAAAGCTTTCACTAAG acaAGCTTTGATTCTGAAAATGGACCATATGTTTACAATACcctgaaaaaagtatttaaacaaacactggaagaaaaaagaaaaaagctcaaaGAAGGAACAGAGAATCCTTCTTGA
- the PTPDC1 gene encoding protein tyrosine phosphatase domain-containing protein 1 isoform X3 yields the protein MAAGVLLQNELPYSSLLESSVYLANMNSGSSRRPTAKYTKVGERLRHVIPGHMQCSMACGGRACKYENPARWSDQEQAIKGLYSSWITDNILATARPSTELIEKYNIIEQFERCGIKTIINLQRPGEHASCGNPLEQESGFTYLPEAFMEAGIYFYNFGWKDYGVASLTTILDMVKVMAFALQEGRVAVHCHAGLGRTGVLIACYLVFATRMTADQAILFVRAKRPNSIQTRGQLLCIREFTQFLIPLRNVFACCEPKAHTVTLSQYLTRQRHLLHGYESRHLKHVPKLIHLVCKLLLDLAENRQVIEAELLDIPDLSAEIEKTVSQLVSTQLDKELERQDSDTSDSFSQTHSATFEMQDALFSLAHAYDPLWKRRNAECLQPLTHVKRRLSYSESDLRTTEFLLEQGETAWTVPTQMLLHNKLQQNSGEECSAAGGQKPQLDLNKEVLVHNTCTFWSQGKFNLDGRKDGSSLYHRRKSTKEVQRSRTFSSGLASIHNSREPGTPRHNFAKEIGHKAECETSMYKRRVYASQDSDSSSSKTNFSMGYESQTSKDLSEAIPHIVLQSELSLEARRVLAAKALANINEFLGEDEVKQKVEMWQKELNSRDGAWDKICTERDPFILCSLMWSWIEQLKEPVISKDDIDMLAKNCTESQEALNLLKKEQCQTILCVLHCVVNLQMLPADVEEALLARAIKAFTKTSFDSENGPYVYNTLKKVFKQTLEEKRKKLKEGTENPS from the exons ATGGCTGCAGGAGTTTTGCTGCAAAATGAACTACCGTATTCTTCACTGCTAGAAAGCAGTGTATATCTTGCAAATATGAATTCAG GAAGTTCAAGGCGTCCAACGGCAAAATACACGAAAGTAGGCGAGCGCCTTCGCCATGTCATTCCTGGTCATATGCAGTGTTCAATGGCATGCGGCGGGCGTGCTTGCAAGTATGAAAATCCAGCTCGATGGAGTGACCAAGAGCAAGCCATTAAAGGGCTCTACTCTTCTTG GATAACAGATAACATACTGGCTACGGCCCGACCCTCAACAGAATTAATTGAAAAGTACAACATTATTGAACAATTTGAAAG ATGCGGTATAAAAACCATAATTAACCTTCAGCGTCCTGGGGAGCATGCAAGCTGTGGGAATCCACTGGAACAAGAAAGTGGCTTCACCTACCTTCCTGAAGCTTTCATGGAGGCTGGAA tttacttttaTAATTTTGGATGGAAGGATTATGGAGTGGCATCTCTCACTACTATACTTGATATGGTAAAAGTCATGGCTTTTGCCTTACAGGAAGGGAGGGTAGCTGTTCACTGTCACGCAGGACTTGGTCGGACAG GTGTTCTAATAGCTTGCTATTTAGTTTTTGCAACAAGAATGACTGCTGATCAAGCAATTCTTTTTGTTAGAGCAAAAAGGCCTAATTCTATTCAGACTAGAGGGCAGTTATTATGCATCAGAGAATTCACTCAGTTTTTAATTCCTCTGAGAAATGTATTTGCTTGCTGTGAGCCCAAGGCACACACAGTGACACTATCTCAGTACCTGACCCGTCAGAGACATTTGCTCCATGGTTATGAGAGCAGGCATCTCAAACACGTGCCAAAGCTTATTCATCTAGTTTGCAAACTGTTGCTAGACTTGGCTGAAAACAGACAAGTGATAGAGGCAGAACTGTTAGATATACCAGATCTCTCAGCTGAAATTGAAAAGACTGTTTCTCAGTTGGTGTCTACACAGCTAGATAAAGAACTAGAAAGACAAGACAGTGATACATCTGACTCGTTCTCCCAAACCCACTCAGCTACTTTTGAGATGCAGGATGCTCTTTTCTCCCTGGCACATGCCTATGATCCTCTGTGGAAAAGGAGGAATGCCGAATGCCTTCAGCCACTCACTCATGTGAAAAGGCGTCTAAGCTATAGTGAGTCAGATTTAAGGACAACCGAGTTTCTCTTAGAACAAGGAGAAACTGCATGGACAGTACCTACGCAGATGTTACTGCACAACAAACTTCAGCAGAACAGCGGCGAGGAGTGTTCTGCTGCAGGTGGACAAAAGCCTCAGCTGGATTTAAACAAAGAAGTCTTAGTGCATAATACATGTACATTCTGGAGTCAAGGTAAATTTAATTTGGATGGACGAAAAGATGGATCCTCACTTTATCACAGAAGGAAATCTACCAAAGAAGTACAACGCAGCAGAACCTTTTCTTCAGGTCTGGCATCTATCCACAATTCCAGGGAACCTGGAACACCAAGGCATAATTTTGCCAAAGAGATTGGTCATAAAGCAGAATGTGAGACTAGTATGTATAAGAGAAGAGTCTATGCCTCTCAGGACTCTGATTCTTCTTCTTCTAAAACAAACTTTTCTATGGGATATGAAAGCCAGACTAGCAAAGATCTGTCAGAGGCAATTCCACACATTGTTTTGCAATCAGAATTAAGTTTGGAAGCCCGAAGAGTTTTGGCAGCTAAAGCACTTGCGAATATAAATGAATTTCTGGGAGAGGATGAAGTGAAGCAGAAGGTAGAAATGTGGCAG aaagaactgAATTCTCGAGATGGAGCTTGGGATAAAATCTGTACTGAGAGAGATCCTTTTATCCTCTGCAGCTTGATGTGGTCCTGGATAGAGCAACTGAAAGAACCTGTTATATCCAAAGACGATATTGACATGTTGGCAAAAAATTGCACAGAATCACAAGAAGCACTTAACTTACTGAAAAAG GAACAGTGTCAGACTATCCTTTGTGTTTTACATTGTGTGGTGAACTTGCAAATGCTACCAGCTGATGTGGAGGAGGCCTTACTTGCTCGTGCTATTAAAGCTTTCACTAAG acaAGCTTTGATTCTGAAAATGGACCATATGTTTACAATACcctgaaaaaagtatttaaacaaacactggaagaaaaaagaaaaaagctcaaaGAAGGAACAGAGAATCCTTCTTGA
- the PTPDC1 gene encoding protein tyrosine phosphatase domain-containing protein 1 isoform X1, which produces MQGSPRRRSAASIFSNFFQGRRHSSSDPLLRVIQRRRSSVVEVLSSSTHRVMVAVSSLSPEELNATFPEKKRSSRRPTAKYTKVGERLRHVIPGHMQCSMACGGRACKYENPARWSDQEQAIKGLYSSWITDNILATARPSTELIEKYNIIEQFERCGIKTIINLQRPGEHASCGNPLEQESGFTYLPEAFMEAGIYFYNFGWKDYGVASLTTILDMVKVMAFALQEGRVAVHCHAGLGRTGVLIACYLVFATRMTADQAILFVRAKRPNSIQTRGQLLCIREFTQFLIPLRNVFACCEPKAHTVTLSQYLTRQRHLLHGYESRHLKHVPKLIHLVCKLLLDLAENRQVIEAELLDIPDLSAEIEKTVSQLVSTQLDKELERQDSDTSDSFSQTHSATFEMQDALFSLAHAYDPLWKRRNAECLQPLTHVKRRLSYSESDLRTTEFLLEQGETAWTVPTQMLLHNKLQQNSGEECSAAGGQKPQLDLNKEVLVHNTCTFWSQGKFNLDGRKDGSSLYHRRKSTKEVQRSRTFSSGLASIHNSREPGTPRHNFAKEIGHKAECETSMYKRRVYASQDSDSSSSKTNFSMGYESQTSKDLSEAIPHIVLQSELSLEARRVLAAKALANINEFLGEDEVKQKVEMWQKELNSRDGAWDKICTERDPFILCSLMWSWIEQLKEPVISKDDIDMLAKNCTESQEALNLLKKEQCQTILCVLHCVVNLQMLPADVEEALLARAIKAFTKTSFDSENGPYVYNTLKKVFKQTLEEKRKKLKEGTENPS; this is translated from the exons ATGCAGGGCTCACCCCGGCGGCGGTCAGCAGCAAGTATTTTTAGCAACTTTTTCCAGGGCCGGAGGCATTCTTCCTCTGATCCCCTTCTTCGCGTAATCCAGAGGCGCCGGAGCTCAGTTGTAGAGGTACTGTCATCATCGACTCACCGGGTTATGGTGGCCGTATCATCTCTGAGCCCTGAGGAGCTGAATGCaacttttcctgaaaaaaaaa GAAGTTCAAGGCGTCCAACGGCAAAATACACGAAAGTAGGCGAGCGCCTTCGCCATGTCATTCCTGGTCATATGCAGTGTTCAATGGCATGCGGCGGGCGTGCTTGCAAGTATGAAAATCCAGCTCGATGGAGTGACCAAGAGCAAGCCATTAAAGGGCTCTACTCTTCTTG GATAACAGATAACATACTGGCTACGGCCCGACCCTCAACAGAATTAATTGAAAAGTACAACATTATTGAACAATTTGAAAG ATGCGGTATAAAAACCATAATTAACCTTCAGCGTCCTGGGGAGCATGCAAGCTGTGGGAATCCACTGGAACAAGAAAGTGGCTTCACCTACCTTCCTGAAGCTTTCATGGAGGCTGGAA tttacttttaTAATTTTGGATGGAAGGATTATGGAGTGGCATCTCTCACTACTATACTTGATATGGTAAAAGTCATGGCTTTTGCCTTACAGGAAGGGAGGGTAGCTGTTCACTGTCACGCAGGACTTGGTCGGACAG GTGTTCTAATAGCTTGCTATTTAGTTTTTGCAACAAGAATGACTGCTGATCAAGCAATTCTTTTTGTTAGAGCAAAAAGGCCTAATTCTATTCAGACTAGAGGGCAGTTATTATGCATCAGAGAATTCACTCAGTTTTTAATTCCTCTGAGAAATGTATTTGCTTGCTGTGAGCCCAAGGCACACACAGTGACACTATCTCAGTACCTGACCCGTCAGAGACATTTGCTCCATGGTTATGAGAGCAGGCATCTCAAACACGTGCCAAAGCTTATTCATCTAGTTTGCAAACTGTTGCTAGACTTGGCTGAAAACAGACAAGTGATAGAGGCAGAACTGTTAGATATACCAGATCTCTCAGCTGAAATTGAAAAGACTGTTTCTCAGTTGGTGTCTACACAGCTAGATAAAGAACTAGAAAGACAAGACAGTGATACATCTGACTCGTTCTCCCAAACCCACTCAGCTACTTTTGAGATGCAGGATGCTCTTTTCTCCCTGGCACATGCCTATGATCCTCTGTGGAAAAGGAGGAATGCCGAATGCCTTCAGCCACTCACTCATGTGAAAAGGCGTCTAAGCTATAGTGAGTCAGATTTAAGGACAACCGAGTTTCTCTTAGAACAAGGAGAAACTGCATGGACAGTACCTACGCAGATGTTACTGCACAACAAACTTCAGCAGAACAGCGGCGAGGAGTGTTCTGCTGCAGGTGGACAAAAGCCTCAGCTGGATTTAAACAAAGAAGTCTTAGTGCATAATACATGTACATTCTGGAGTCAAGGTAAATTTAATTTGGATGGACGAAAAGATGGATCCTCACTTTATCACAGAAGGAAATCTACCAAAGAAGTACAACGCAGCAGAACCTTTTCTTCAGGTCTGGCATCTATCCACAATTCCAGGGAACCTGGAACACCAAGGCATAATTTTGCCAAAGAGATTGGTCATAAAGCAGAATGTGAGACTAGTATGTATAAGAGAAGAGTCTATGCCTCTCAGGACTCTGATTCTTCTTCTTCTAAAACAAACTTTTCTATGGGATATGAAAGCCAGACTAGCAAAGATCTGTCAGAGGCAATTCCACACATTGTTTTGCAATCAGAATTAAGTTTGGAAGCCCGAAGAGTTTTGGCAGCTAAAGCACTTGCGAATATAAATGAATTTCTGGGAGAGGATGAAGTGAAGCAGAAGGTAGAAATGTGGCAG aaagaactgAATTCTCGAGATGGAGCTTGGGATAAAATCTGTACTGAGAGAGATCCTTTTATCCTCTGCAGCTTGATGTGGTCCTGGATAGAGCAACTGAAAGAACCTGTTATATCCAAAGACGATATTGACATGTTGGCAAAAAATTGCACAGAATCACAAGAAGCACTTAACTTACTGAAAAAG GAACAGTGTCAGACTATCCTTTGTGTTTTACATTGTGTGGTGAACTTGCAAATGCTACCAGCTGATGTGGAGGAGGCCTTACTTGCTCGTGCTATTAAAGCTTTCACTAAG acaAGCTTTGATTCTGAAAATGGACCATATGTTTACAATACcctgaaaaaagtatttaaacaaacactggaagaaaaaagaaaaaagctcaaaGAAGGAACAGAGAATCCTTCTTGA